ATTTATACAGGTACATTTTCAAAATCTCTTTCTCCTGCTCTAAGAGTTAGTTATCTTGTGTTACCAACAATATTATTGCCACTATACAAAGAGAAATTTAATTTTCATTTCTCTGGTGTATCTATTGATACACAAAAAACGCTTGAATTATTTATTAAAGATGGTTATTGGGAAAAACACATAAGGAAAACTAGAATTTTAAATAAAAAGAAACATAACATTATGAAAGAATCTTTACTCTTTTATTTAAAGGATAAGATTAAAATACTAAGAGAAGGAAGTGGATTATCAATAGTTATTGTGCCTATTGTAAAAATAAATTGGGAAATACTTGAAAAAGAGGCAATAAACAAAAAAATAAAACTTTATTATATACATTCAGATTCTACTGCAACATTTAAAGCTATATGTATGGGATTTGGGAGCTTCTTAGAAGAAGAGATTCCTTTTTCTGTGGAAATTTTTTCAAAAGTTTTTTTACTGGCTATATGTAAATAATATTTTAATAATTATAGACTAATTTTTCTTTTATAACTATAGATTAAAAATTTTGTTAATTTTTGCTAATTTTCCCTAACTAAAATATTAATAACCTAATCATCAATAGGTTTGGTTTAATATATTCCATAATAGTATGATTTATCAACAAGAAATAGAATACAAAATTTTGAATAATCTCTTTCTTAACCACTAGGTTTTGAAACACGAAGTACTCAAGTAAGTTTTCCGTGTTCCATAAAGTGTTCAAAAAGTAAAAACTGCAAAGTTCCATAAACCTTAAGTGATTATGGAAGAAAAAAGTGAACTTTTTAATTTACTCATAATTTATTATTTTGACAAGGACTATTCAAGGACTTTTGTATTTTATTTAAAACTTAAATTGAATTAGAAGTCTTATATTATGGTAGTTTAAAGGCAATAATAAACATCTAAGTACTGGGACACCTAATCCCATCGTTTACCTTTTATGTTAAATATTTATTTTTTAATTTAACCTCATTATAAACGATAATGGCAAAGAAATAGATAAAATTTGTGTTATTCTATATTTTGTTCTTGAAAAGACAGATAAAACTGATTTACAAAGCATTATCTTTTAAATGATATACTTGAGTTTTAAAAATAAAAAATAAGGAATATTATGAAAAAAACACTACTAATATTAGCATTTTGGGGATCATTTTTAAGTCTAAATGCAACAACAATCTCATTAAATGAAAGTTTTACAAATACTGCAAAAACTACAAGCTACAAAATTAATGTTTCAGCAGAAAATCAAAGTCCAAGTTTTGATACTATACAAAATAATATGGAATCAATATTAAAGAAAGTAAAAGATTTAAAAGAACATAAGAATTTAGAATGTAGTGGAGGCAAATACTCGATAAATCCAAATATTGTTTATATCAATAATAAAAAAGAAAATAAAGGGTATATTTCTAATATTAATTTTACTTGTACATATGATGATACTAAAAGTTTAAATGAATTCATAAATTATTTGAATAAATCAAATATAAATAAAACATCAATAGGTACTTCTAATCCGATTCTTACAGAAGAAGAGATGTTAGTTTCATACAGAAAGTTAGAAAATCAAGCTTTTACTTTTGGAATTGATTATGCAAAAAATTTAGAAAAATTATTTTCTAATAAAACTTGTAGCATTAAAGATATTAATATTTCTAAAGATCAAAGATATACACCTGTACTTAGAAATACGCTTATGGAAGCTTCAGCTTTGAGTAAAACATCTAGTATTGCTAAACCTATTGATGATTCTTTAGAAGTTAAAATAAATACAAACTATACTTTTCTTTGTAAATAATAAAAGAGCGTTTAGCTCTTTTATTATTAAATTACTACTTTATCTATTCACCTAAGGTTTAACAAGTTATTGCGAGTTATACTACTGAAATATATGCTTAAATTTTAAAAGAAATAAATTATGAAAAATACTGATCTAAAAAATACTACCTATAAAATTAATCAAAAAGAAAACAAATGAAAAACAATATATTTTCAGGTCTAACCGTTGGAATTATTGCATTGCCATTATCTATGGCATTAGCAATTGCAGTTGGTGTTCCACCACAAAATGGTCTTTACACTGCTATTATCGCTGGTATATTAGCATCTATATTTGGTAGCAGTAAAATAAATATTTCAGGACCAACTGCTGCTTTTGTAGTCATCTTAATTCCAATTGTACATGAATTTGGACTTGTTGGACTTTTATTGTGTGGATTAATGTCAGGATTTATTCTTGTTTTAATGGGATTATTTAAACTTGGGAACTTAATAGAACTAATTCCTTATCCTGTTACTGTTGGATTTACAACTGGTATTGCTGTAGTAATTGCTACTTTTCAAATAAAAGATTTTTTTGGTTTAAAGATTGAATCTTTTACTGGTCATTTCTATGAAAAAGTTTATACTTTAATCAAAGCCTTTCCTACATTTCAAATCAATGAATTAATTGTAGGAATAATAACTTTGGGCTTATTAATATTATGGCCAAAAGTAAAAACTAAAATACCAGCTCCTTTGATTGCTTTATCAATAGTTACAATAGGAGTTTATTTATTTAACTCAAATAATCCAGATATTCAAATATCGACTATTTTTTCAACTTTTAGTTATCAAATAGGAGAAATAAAAGGAAACGGAATTCCCCCTATTCCTTTGCAGTTCAATATTCCTTGGGCTAATTATTCGATGGCTGATTTAAATTTAGATTTATTATATAAATTATTGCCACATAGTATTGCAATTGCCATATTAGGTGCTTTAGAATCGTTATTATGTGCTGTAATATCAGATGGAATGACAAACAATAGAACAAATCCAAATAAAGAGTTAATAGGACAAGGAATAGCAAATATTGTAGTTCCTTTTTTTGGAGGTATACCAGCAACTGCTGCAATTGCTAGAACTGTTGTAAATATCAAATCAGGTGGAACAGCAAAAATTTCTTCGATTATTCATTCTATATTTATTCTTTTTTCAATACTATTTTTTGCTTCATATTTATCATTTTTACCTATGGCTTCACTTTCTGCTTTACTCTTAGTTGTTGCTTGGAATATGTCAGAAGTCAAACACTTTATAAAAATAATAAAAGTAGCACCCAAACATGATGTTTATGTATTATTAGTATGTTTTTCTTTGACTGTACTTCTTGATATGCAAATTGCTGTTGCTGTGGGAATGGGACTTGCTTCTATTTTATTTATAAAAAGAACTATAGAATTATACTCTATTGAACTTATTAATAAAGAGCACTCTATTGTTCATGAAAATATTCCAAATGATATTGCTATTTATAATATCAATGGACCTATGTTTTTTGGTGCAGCACAAAATGCTCTTAAAATACTAATTTCTACAAAAGAAGACATAAAAATTGTTATTTTAAATATGGAGCATGTAACAATGATAGATATGACTGCTCTTGTTGCAATAGAATCAATGATAGAGAACTTTGAAAGAAATGAAAAAGTTCTTATAATAACTGGCGTAAATAAGAGAATAATGAATAAATTAAATAAATTTGGGATTATTTTTGATTCAAAAAAATTAATTTTAAAACCTGATATTGATTCAGCACTAAAATTTTATAACTAAATTATTATTTTTTAATAATCGAAAGTTTCTTTTTATTTCCTTTAGCTATAATTAAATAATTTATTTAATGTAGGAATCTTATGAAATTTTTTGATAATGAAAAAAATATTTTAAATTTAATTAAATATGGAGCAATAATACCTGTAATAATATTCTCTTTTATTATTACATACATATTTATTGAACAAAAAAAACAAGATGTTAAAAAAGAAGTTGATATTTTAAAAACGAACTATTTAAATGAAAACAAAAAAATTGTTAGATATGAAGTATTAAATATCATCTCTTTAATAAATGATGAAATAAGTAAATCAGAAGAAAATTTAAAAAAAACTATCAAAGAAAAAGTATATGAAGCATACAAAGTAGCAAATATACTTTATACAGAAGAATCAAATGAGTTTTCAAACGAACAAACAAGATCAAAAAAACGCATACTAACTACTATAAAACATGCATTAACAGGAATGTCTTACAATAATAATAGAGGTTATTTTTTTATAGATGACATAAATGGTGTTAAGATATTACAACCCTTTAATAAAGAGTTTGAGGGAAAAAATATGCTTGATTACGAAGATGCGAAAGGTTATAAATTTGTAAAAAAAATAACCCAAACAATTAAAAATAAAAATGAAGCCTTTGATAAGTACTATTGGTATAAACCAAATAACAAAACTCACGCTTACGAAAAAATAAGTTTTTACAAATATTTTGAACCATATAATGTAGTTATTGGTACTGGTGAATATACCATGGACTTTCAAGAGAAGGTAAAGAAAAAAGTTTTAGAATGGATTACAAGATTTAGATACAACGAAAATGGATATATCTTTGTATATGATTTAAATGGTAATTGTCTGTCTGATATTAGAACAGAATGTATTGGTCAAAATAGGCTAAAAGTAAAAAATTCTAAAGGTGATTTTGTCGTAAAAGATATATTGAATTTTGCAAAGACTAATAAAGAAGGATATTTAGATTATCTATCAACCTATAATGCAAACTATAAATCATCTGCAAAAATCTCTTATATAAAACTTTTTGAGAAGTGGAATTGGGTAATTGGAAATGGTTTTTATTTAGATAGGTTAAATGAAGTAATAAAACAAAGAGAAATTGAACTTACGAAAAATAGTAAGCAAGTTATAAACAAGATACTAATTATTAGTAGTATTATGACACTTTTTTTAATAGCAATTTCTTTTTATGTATCAAATATCATTGCTACAAAATTTAAAGAATATAGAAAAAACTTAGACTTAGAAACAAAAAAAACAATTGAAAAAGAAATGCTATTAATTCAACAATCAAAAATGGCAATTATGGGAGAAATGATTGGAAATATTGCACATCAATGGAAACAGCCACTAAACTTAATAAGCATGTCAAATAGCCTTCTAAGGCTAAATAAAGAAGATGAAAGTCATAACTCTGAAGAAGAAATAAACGAAGCAATTGATAATATTGACAATTCAGTTATTCACTTAACTACTACAATTGATGATTTTAGAAACTTTTTCAATCCAAGTAAAGAGAAAACATACTTTAATATAGAAACTATTTTTGAAAAAACATTAAAATTAATTAGTTCAGAATTTAAAACTAGTAATATTGAAATTATTAAAAATATAAAGGAAACATATCTAAGTGGCTATCAAAATGAACTTTTACAAGTTTTTATAAATATTATAAAGAATGCAAAAGATGAATTTATAAAATCTCCACATAAAACTCAAAAGCAATATGTATTTATTGATGTTTTTGAAGACAATACTTTTTTATATATTAAAATAAAAGACACTAATGGTGGGATTCCTAAGGATATTTTAAGTGATGTATTTAAACCATATTTTACGACTAAAAAAGACATGGGTGGAACTGGTATTGGGCTTTATATGAGTAAACAAATCATTACAAATATGAATGGAGAAATCAATGCGACAAATGAAGAATTTCAATATAACAATGAAACTTATGTAGGTGCTCAATTTTCTATAAAACTACCAAAAAATTGTAAATAATTACATCCTATCTTAAAAAATAATTAAGTTATGTTTAAATAACTTATGTTATCTTTATAATAAAAAGATTAAAAGGAGTAGTATGCAAATAAGCCACCAAGAAGTAATAGAGAAGAAGTATTTGTCAAAACTTTTTTTTAATAATAAAAATGAACCAAGACATCTAGGTATTGAAATTGAGTACTCAAATCTTTCATTAGAAAAAAGTGCTGAGCTTGTGTCTGAATTATTTGGTGGAAATTTAGAAAAAATTACAAAATATGAACTTGAATTAAAAGATACTAAATATGGAAACTTTAAATTTGAACTAGATGCACAATTACTCCAAAAAATGCAAACTGATAATTTATTTAATAAACTTAGTAACATAATAGGAAATATGTCCCATAGTATAGATGATATTGTAGATAAAACATCAAAGCGATTTGTACCTTTTGAAATAGCAACTCCTCCAATACCAATTAAAGACCTAAAAGAAGCTGATAGATTAATTGAAAGTCTTAGGTTAAATGGAGCATTAGGGACTACTCATTCACTTTATTATGCCTTTGGAGTTCATTTTAATATAGAGCCACCAAGTCAAAATATTGAAGATGTACTAAGACTTTTTAAATCATTTTTAATTATTCAAAAATGGATAGAACTACAAAGTGAAGTTGATATTGCAAGAAAAGTTTCACCTTATATAAATGATTTTCCAAAAGAGTATATTAAAAAAATTATTGATTTAGATTATAAACCAACAAAAGAAGAGTTTCTGCAAGATTACATAAAATATAATCCTACAAGAAATCGTATTTTAGATATGTTGCCACAATTAGCTTTTTGGAATGAAAAAGAAGTAAGAAAACATCTTCCAAAAGAGAAAATAAATCCAAGACCTACATATCACTATCGATTACCAAATTCAAAAGTAAATCTATTTAGATGGAATCTTTCTCAAGAGTTTCAATTATGGGTAATAGTTGAAATCTTAGCAAACAATGAAAAAGTATTTACAAAAATGAGTAAAGAGTTTTTGATTCAACTTGATTCACCTTTATTTAATAAAAATGAATGGATAGAACAATGTCATGGTTACATAACAGACCTACTATAATAGTTACAGGTCCTAAAAAAGGATTTGTATCTAGGTTCTTTATAATCTTTTCTCTTTTTTTATGTGGAGCTCGTACTAAAATAATCACTCCCAATAAACCCTATGATGATTTAGATATGGATGGATTACTCATAAGTGGAGGAAATGATTTATATAATGCTTTTATTGAAGATAAAACTTGCAAATTAGAAGATGTAATATCTTATAAAAGGGATGTTTTAGAGTATACACTTTTAAATAAAGCTGTAGAAAATAATAAACCAGTTTTTGGAATATGTAGAGGATATCAACTAATAAATATATTTTTTGGAGGAGAACTTTGCAAAGACATAAGAAGAGATGGATATGATTACAAATATACTCCACTACCTTGGAAAACTATAAGTGTAACAAAAGGTGGTATTTTAGATACATGTTTAAAAACTTCAAATTTAAAGATAAATACATTACACCATCAAGCTGTACAAAAACTACCTGAATCTTTTAAATTAGAAGCAGTTGATAAATATAATATTATTCAATCAATATCAAAAAAAGATGAAAATAATTTAATATTTGGAGTACAATGGCATCCTGAATATCTTTTTTACAAAAAGCAACATTTAAAGATTTTTAAAATATTTGTGGATACTGTTAAATCTAAGTTAAAAGATTAATTGTTTTTTTGATACTATTCACATACTAATTAGGCATTCTATTATTTTCACCTAAACCATTAAAAACAACTACTGATCTTCTTGAAGATACAATATGCCTGAACTCTATTAAAGGCAATTATAATGGAAAATTTTATACTTATTATTTTATGTATTGGATTAGGTTATTTATTTCAAATTCTTAAGGCATTCCCCGGAAATACTCCTGAGATTTTAAATAAATTTGTAATTTATATATCGATGCCAGCTATGATACTTCTTGAAATCCCTACAATGAATATATCACTTACAATGATAATCCCAATAGTAATTGCATGGAGTGTTATGAGTATTACTGCTGTTATTACTTTTTATGTTTCAAGATGGCTTGAATTTACGAAAGAAGTTACAGGTGCTTTGATGTTAGTGACTGTTTTGGGTAATACTTCATTTTTAGGTATTCCTTTAATAAATGCTTATTATGGGCAAGAGGCTATGGCTTATTTACTTATTTATGATCAACTTGGTACTTTCATATTTTTAATCAGTTATGCAACTTTTGTTTTAACTTTGTACTCAGGTAGTGGAAAAACTAATTTTAAAATTATTACTATCAAAGTTGTGACTTTCCCTCCTTTTCTTTCATTGATTGTTGGTCTTTTACTTATGGGAACAACTCTTTCACCTATGGTAATACACATATTAAAAATATTTTCAAATACAATTGTGCCCTTAGTTTTAGTAGCTGTTGGTTTACAATTACAATTTAAAATACCAGCCCATGATATTAAGCCATTTTTTGTTTCAAGTTTTATAAAACTTATTATTGGTCCAGCAATTGCTTTTCTTATTTGTTTTATATTTGGTTGGAGTGGATTACCAGCAAAAGTTTCAATTATAGAAGCTGCAATGCCTGCTATGATAACAGCAGGTGCTATGGCATCTATGGCAGGATTAGCTCCAAGATTGTGTTCTGCAATTGTAGGATATGGTATCATCTTCTCTTTTGCTACCACAGGAGCATTATATTTTATGATGCAATAAATTGGATATTTAAAATAATATTAGGTTTTTATATTGATTTTCTTCGTTATAAAGAGTAAAGTTTTGTATGGTATATTTCAAAAAATATTATAAAGGATAAAAATGTCAAAAATAGGAATATTAGTTGCAAGTGCAAGTAATAATAGAAAACTTGGTGATAAATTAAAAGAGTTAGCAACAATTGAAAATGTTGAAGCAGAAGTTATTAATTTAGTGGATTTAGACTTACCTCTATATAGTACTGTAGAAGAAGAAAGAAATGGAATTCCAGATACTGCAAAAGAATTAGCAAATAAAATTTTATCTCTAAAAGCATTTATTATTGTTGCTCCTGAATATAATGGAGTTATGCCACCAGTTCTTAATAATGCAATGGCATGGACTTCAAGAGCAACTGAATCTTGGAGAGATGCTTTTAATGAAAAAATTGTAGGATTAGCAACACACAGTGGTGGTGGAGGACAAAAAGGTCTTCAAGCTATGAGAATACAATTTCAGCACTTAGGTGCAAATATTTTAGCAAGAGAACTATTAACAACTTATGAAAAACCTCTAAGTGAAGATAG
The nucleotide sequence above comes from Arcobacter sp. F2176. Encoded proteins:
- a CDS encoding AEC family transporter; this encodes MENFILIILCIGLGYLFQILKAFPGNTPEILNKFVIYISMPAMILLEIPTMNISLTMIIPIVIAWSVMSITAVITFYVSRWLEFTKEVTGALMLVTVLGNTSFLGIPLINAYYGQEAMAYLLIYDQLGTFIFLISYATFVLTLYSGSGKTNFKIITIKVVTFPPFLSLIVGLLLMGTTLSPMVIHILKIFSNTIVPLVLVAVGLQLQFKIPAHDIKPFFVSSFIKLIIGPAIAFLICFIFGWSGLPAKVSIIEAAMPAMITAGAMASMAGLAPRLCSAIVGYGIIFSFATTGALYFMMQ
- the dauA gene encoding C4-dicarboxylic acid transporter DauA: MKNNIFSGLTVGIIALPLSMALAIAVGVPPQNGLYTAIIAGILASIFGSSKINISGPTAAFVVILIPIVHEFGLVGLLLCGLMSGFILVLMGLFKLGNLIELIPYPVTVGFTTGIAVVIATFQIKDFFGLKIESFTGHFYEKVYTLIKAFPTFQINELIVGIITLGLLILWPKVKTKIPAPLIALSIVTIGVYLFNSNNPDIQISTIFSTFSYQIGEIKGNGIPPIPLQFNIPWANYSMADLNLDLLYKLLPHSIAIAILGALESLLCAVISDGMTNNRTNPNKELIGQGIANIVVPFFGGIPATAAIARTVVNIKSGGTAKISSIIHSIFILFSILFFASYLSFLPMASLSALLLVVAWNMSEVKHFIKIIKVAPKHDVYVLLVCFSLTVLLDMQIAVAVGMGLASILFIKRTIELYSIELINKEHSIVHENIPNDIAIYNINGPMFFGAAQNALKILISTKEDIKIVILNMEHVTMIDMTALVAIESMIENFERNEKVLIITGVNKRIMNKLNKFGIIFDSKKLILKPDIDSALKFYN
- a CDS encoding cache domain-containing protein — translated: MKFFDNEKNILNLIKYGAIIPVIIFSFIITYIFIEQKKQDVKKEVDILKTNYLNENKKIVRYEVLNIISLINDEISKSEENLKKTIKEKVYEAYKVANILYTEESNEFSNEQTRSKKRILTTIKHALTGMSYNNNRGYFFIDDINGVKILQPFNKEFEGKNMLDYEDAKGYKFVKKITQTIKNKNEAFDKYYWYKPNNKTHAYEKISFYKYFEPYNVVIGTGEYTMDFQEKVKKKVLEWITRFRYNENGYIFVYDLNGNCLSDIRTECIGQNRLKVKNSKGDFVVKDILNFAKTNKEGYLDYLSTYNANYKSSAKISYIKLFEKWNWVIGNGFYLDRLNEVIKQREIELTKNSKQVINKILIISSIMTLFLIAISFYVSNIIATKFKEYRKNLDLETKKTIEKEMLLIQQSKMAIMGEMIGNIAHQWKQPLNLISMSNSLLRLNKEDESHNSEEEINEAIDNIDNSVIHLTTTIDDFRNFFNPSKEKTYFNIETIFEKTLKLISSEFKTSNIEIIKNIKETYLSGYQNELLQVFINIIKNAKDEFIKSPHKTQKQYVFIDVFEDNTFLYIKIKDTNGGIPKDILSDVFKPYFTTKKDMGGTGIGLYMSKQIITNMNGEINATNEEFQYNNETYVGAQFSIKLPKNCK
- a CDS encoding NADPH-dependent FMN reductase; this translates as MSKIGILVASASNNRKLGDKLKELATIENVEAEVINLVDLDLPLYSTVEEERNGIPDTAKELANKILSLKAFIIVAPEYNGVMPPVLNNAMAWTSRATESWRDAFNEKIVGLATHSGGGGQKGLQAMRIQFQHLGANILARELLTTYEKPLSEDSAKIMIKQLVKLSRD
- a CDS encoding gamma-glutamyl-gamma-aminobutyrate hydrolase family protein, whose protein sequence is MSWLHNRPTIIVTGPKKGFVSRFFIIFSLFLCGARTKIITPNKPYDDLDMDGLLISGGNDLYNAFIEDKTCKLEDVISYKRDVLEYTLLNKAVENNKPVFGICRGYQLINIFFGGELCKDIRRDGYDYKYTPLPWKTISVTKGGILDTCLKTSNLKINTLHHQAVQKLPESFKLEAVDKYNIIQSISKKDENNLIFGVQWHPEYLFYKKQHLKIFKIFVDTVKSKLKD
- a CDS encoding SIMPL domain-containing protein: MKKTLLILAFWGSFLSLNATTISLNESFTNTAKTTSYKINVSAENQSPSFDTIQNNMESILKKVKDLKEHKNLECSGGKYSINPNIVYINNKKENKGYISNINFTCTYDDTKSLNEFINYLNKSNINKTSIGTSNPILTEEEMLVSYRKLENQAFTFGIDYAKNLEKLFSNKTCSIKDINISKDQRYTPVLRNTLMEASALSKTSSIAKPIDDSLEVKINTNYTFLCK
- a CDS encoding amidoligase family protein, which codes for MQISHQEVIEKKYLSKLFFNNKNEPRHLGIEIEYSNLSLEKSAELVSELFGGNLEKITKYELELKDTKYGNFKFELDAQLLQKMQTDNLFNKLSNIIGNMSHSIDDIVDKTSKRFVPFEIATPPIPIKDLKEADRLIESLRLNGALGTTHSLYYAFGVHFNIEPPSQNIEDVLRLFKSFLIIQKWIELQSEVDIARKVSPYINDFPKEYIKKIIDLDYKPTKEEFLQDYIKYNPTRNRILDMLPQLAFWNEKEVRKHLPKEKINPRPTYHYRLPNSKVNLFRWNLSQEFQLWVIVEILANNEKVFTKMSKEFLIQLDSPLFNKNEWIEQCHGYITDLL